In a genomic window of Gossypium arboreum isolate Shixiya-1 chromosome 7, ASM2569848v2, whole genome shotgun sequence:
- the LOC108458068 gene encoding serine/threonine-protein kinase TOUSLED-like — MSDDMLLHFSSNSSNQSDHSLPTKIAKLEARLVGKASSASAAQQPQQQQQQQQQQPPWSSLSSASKFVSAEDLPEASSSSDSDDENGGEFLILANTQKRQKVQGDDNLLVLKHAEAISEGRQKIVEAVDVKASSDGNRRKQGRGRGHSVSNRGRGSRSTDQTRQQTSMSIVTASNSQLDNSYHKDNRLKEQFQTYDRTSLEEEVASLHSKVAALEEDLQKCRQEASDYQNHCRLLEKELKDIKDYDQKMKPKMQKMISDLLIAVSKAERREARMKVRQDSLRLGNVGVIRAGTLISETWEDGQALKDLNAHLRQLLEAKEAVERQRKQLKKRQSDKGDATDAESVVQEEDILFQDEIHKSRLASIKREEESILRERDRYELDKGRLIREMKRIRDEDGSRFNNFQILNNRYALLNLLGKGGFSEVYKAYDLVEHRYVACKLHGLNAQWSEDKKQSYIRHAIREYNIHKTLVHRHIVRLWDIFEIDHNTFCTVLEYCSGKDLDAVLKATLVLLEKEARIIIVQIFQGLVYLNKRAQKIIHYDLKPGNVLFDELGVAKVTDFGLSKIVEDDVGSQGMELTSQGAGTYWYLPPECFELSKIPLISSKVDVWSAGVLFYQMLFGRRPFGHDQTQERILREDTIIKARKVEFPSRPSVSNEAKDLIRRCLTYNQAERPDVLTIAQDPYLTYSKK, encoded by the exons ATGTCGGACGATATGTTGCTACATTTCTCTTCGAATTCGTCAAACCAATCAGACCATTCTTTGCCCACCAAGATTGCAAAGCTCGAAGCTCGCTTGGTAGGCAAGGCCTCTTCTGCATCTGCTGCTCAGCAACCGCAACAACAACAGCAACAGCAACAGCAACAGCCGCCTTGGTCTTCGCTATCATCGGCTTCGAAATTTGTTTCCGCTGAGGACTTGCCTGAGGCTTCTAGTTCTAGTGATTCTGATGATGAG AATGGAGGAGAGTTTTTAATACTGGCCAATACTCAAAAGCGGCAGAAGGTGCAAGGAGATGATAATTTGCTAGTTCTTAAACATGCTGAG GCAATTTCTGAAGGGAGGCAAAAGATTGTGGAAGCTGTGGATGTCAAAGCAAGTTCTGACGGGAATAGGAGAAAACAAGGCCGTGGAAGGGGCCATTCTGTTTCAAACAGAGGCCGTGGGTCTAGGTCTACTGATCAGACACGACAACAAACCTCTATGTCAATAGTAACGGCCTCAAATAGTCAACTTGATAACTCATATCATAAG GATAATAGGCTTAAAGAGCAGTTCCAGACTTATGACCGCACTTCACTTGAG GAAGAGGTGGCATCTCTACATTCCAAAGTTGCAGCACTAGAGGAGGACCTTCAGAAATGTCGTCAAGAAGCTTCTGATTATCAAAATCATTGTCGGCTACTAGAAAAG GAATTGAAAGATATTAAAGATTATGACCAGAAAATGAAGCCAAAG ATGCAAAAAATGATCTCTGATCTGTTGATAGCTGTTTCAAAAGCCGAGCGACGGGAAGCTAGGATGAAGGTGCGGCAGGATTCCTTGAGACTTGGGAATGTCGGTGTAATCAG AGCTGGAACACTAATATCTGAGACGTGGGAGGATGGGCAAGCACTGAAAGATCTAAATGCTCATCTT agACAATTGTTGGAAGCTAAGGAGGCTGTTGAGCGGCAGAGGAAACAATTGAAGAAGCGACAATCTG ACAAGGGTGATGCAACCGATGCGGAATCAGTTGTACAAGAAGAAGATATCCTCTTCCAGGATGAGATACACAAATCACGGCTAGCAAGTATTAAACGT GAGGAGGAAAGTATTCTCCGTGAAAGAGATCGCTATGAACTAGATAAGGGAAGGCTTATACGTGAAATGAAGCGCATTAGAGATGAGGATGGTTCCCGTTTTAACAATTTTCAAATACTAAATAATCGATATGCCCTTTTAAACCTTCTTGGCAAAGGAGGATTCAGTGAGGTTTATAAG GCTTATGACTTGGTAGAGCATAGATATGTTGCATGTAAGCTGCATGGTCTGAATGCTCAGTGGAGTGAGGATAAGAAGCAAAGTTACATACGGCATGCAATTCGAGAGTACAACATTCACAAGACATTGGTTCACCGTCACATAGTTCGGCTTTGGGACATTTTTGAGATTGACCATAATACTTTCTGCACTGTCTTGGAGTACTGCAGCG GCAAAGATCTCGACGCTGTTTTGAAGGCAACACTGGTATTACTTGAGAAAGAAGCTAGGATTATCATAGTTCAAATATTTCAAGGCCTTGTATACTTGAATAAAAGAGCACAGAAGATTATCCATTATGACCTGAAGCCTGGGAATGTTCTCTTTGACGAGTTAGGTGTAGCAAAAGTGACTGATTTTGGTCTTAGCAAAATAGTAGAGGATGATGTTGGATCCCAGGGTATGGAACTTACATCCCAGGGAGCTGGAACATACTG GTATTTGCCCCCAGAATGCTTTGAGCTCAGCAAGATACCTCTGATTTCATCGAAG GTGGATGTTTGGTCTGCTGGTGTTCTATTTTACCAAATGCTTTTTGGTAGGCGACCCTTTGGGCATGACCAAACTCAAGAACGAATATTGCGTGAGGACACAATTATCAAAGCACGCAAGGTTGAATTCCCTTCAAGACCCTCTGTCTCCAATGAGGCAAAG GATTTGATTCGCCGATGTTTAACATATAACCAAGCTGAAAGGCCGGATGTTTTGACAATAGCACAGGATCCATATCTTACATATTCAAAGAAGTAA